GCCTGATCCGTTTCGAGCGTTCCGTGGAGCTGGCGCTGTCCCGGACCCGTACGGCGCAGGTGCCGACCCGCTGGTCTGATGCCAGCTGGCCCGAAGCCCCCTCGCAGCCCGCACCATCCGATCCGGAATGGTCCGGCGGCTCGATGTACGAGGACGACCGGGTGGAGCGGACCACGGCCGGTCCGGCGGCGGTCTGGACCGTGGTGGAAGGCATCGGCGGGGAGAACGGGTGGTATTCGTTCCCGCTGGCATGGGCGGCACGCGGATGGATGGACCGGCTCGTCGGCGGTGTGGGGTTGCGTCGCGGCCGTCGGGACCCGCACCGCCTGCACGTGGGGGAAGCGCTGGACTGGTGGCGGGTGGAGGAGATCGAGCACGGCCGGCTGCTGCGGCTGCGTGCGGAGATGAAGCTGCCCGGCCGGGCGTGGCTGGAACTCAGGGTCGCCCCCGATGGCGGGACCGGTGCCGAATACCGGCAACGCGCCCTCTTCGAACCCCATGGGCTGGCCGGGCATCTCTACTGGAAGGCCATCTCGCCGTTCCACAACGTCGTGTTCGGCGGCATGGTGCGCAACATCCTGAGTGCCGCCGAACACTCGACCGATAACGAGGCTGCGCCGGACAAATCCACCGAGTAGGCCGGAAGGGACTCCTACGGCGTACCGCCGCGCATACTGAGCAAGAACGGCGGGAGTCCGATGCGG
The window above is part of the Mycobacteriales bacterium genome. Proteins encoded here:
- a CDS encoding SDR family oxidoreductase; the protein is LSAHLASRTEVGQILLDGEVPTVVLQAAVIIGSGSASFEMLRYLTERLPAMVTPRWVHNRIQPIAIRDVLHYLVASADLPGQVNRTFDIGGPDVLTYREMMRRYTAVAGLPRRIVVPVPVLSPWLSAQWVNLVTPVPGSIAVPLIESLVNEVVCTEGDIVQYVADPPGGLIRFERSVELALSRTRTAQVPTRWSDASWPEAPSQPAPSDPEWSGGSMYEDDRVERTTAGPAAVWTVVEGIGGENGWYSFPLAWAARGWMDRLVGGVGLRRGRRDPHRLHVGEALDWWRVEEIEHGRLLRLRAEMKLPGRAWLELRVAPDGGTGAEYRQRALFEPHGLAGHLYWKAISPFHNVVFGGMVRNILSAAEHSTDNEAAPDKSTE